Genomic DNA from Rana temporaria chromosome 1, aRanTem1.1, whole genome shotgun sequence:
CAGAATAAACAAAAGTTTTACATTTAAAGTAGGAATataggcatttttttcccccattttggataggtttttttttgccatcaattTCCCAGTAGGGAAAtctatcttcacttcctgtcacatagccaaaacaGGGGAAATCCCTGCAACTTAAGGGTATCCATTGGGGCCCCTcggatcaccagaactagtgacccctttgaaagatttcccctctattactgttccgCGCACAACCCAAAAATTTGGATTTATACACCTTAACCTTTGATAAGAACAGTTAAGAGaataaatagagagggtaaatctccctaacagggacaggggcagaaataaaaatatggtgttctaatccatcttccCTCTGACCAAaacgtaaaataaaaaataaataaaaaaaagcattgtcaGCAATTTTGCATTATTCCATTCCATTGTCCCTGCTGCCCCCCACTGCTCCCTGAACTATCTTCACTTAATGTTTTCTTTGTCTCTTCTCTTTGGCCATCTGGGCCTTTATTCTCTATAAACCAAGCATGGTTTTATAAAAATGTTGACCAACCAACACAAAGGAAAGTTTGACACACAACTCACGTTTCATAGCCCATTTAAAACATGAATCCCCTTGAAAGAATTAAGCCAGCAATTGCTACCATGAAACACAACTACTGACATGTaatattttgtcattttttttgtgtcaattcCTGTAGTGCATATCTACATACCTACCTACatctataattaaaaaaaaaaaaaaaaaaactgtaacagAAAAAGCAACTGTTTAATACTCTTGGATGTTTTCTAGAAtatcatatacaaaaaaaaataacttactgATAATATTCCAAAACAGGCGTGGTAAGGGCCTCGTAACCTTTCAGTCTCTTGGTAACGGTTTCTGGCTTGTCATCCTCGCGTTGAATTAGAGGCTCTCCAGTAATATCATCAATTCCCTGTTAGAAATTATAAAACAGTTTATGGATTGTAATTTCTTAAATAGGTTGTTTTTCCCGGTCCTGTCCCTAAACAAATGCAAACAGCACTCTCTtgcattaggcctcatgcacacttctGCTCCTAAACTGAATTTTTTGGggcttttggcattttttttgccttgggccccatgcacacgagacgctggtaaactcgagttcagaggcatttgggcatttttttcaactgcccctgaacacatttttttgcgttttaaagcagttgggtttaggctcgttttttcagacgcaaaatgttgggttcagacgcaaacgtttttgcgtttcaaagctttgggagcgTCTACAACGTCTTTGTTATGGatgctgatagccgcaaacgcggtaaaacgccgcaaaattcgcggcaaaaactggcgtttcaaaacgccggtttttgcctttgaaaatttGAGTTTACaggtgtttgcatttgcttctcgtgtgcatggggactTAGCCCCTGAACGCACATCAATAAAAGACTATGTCCacgcacacataggcttttagaggAGTTTAGGAGCAGGAGAGTTTAGAAGCAGTCAAAGCTCCTTTCCTGAATGCAGAATAATTGCATTCAGTATAGGAGCTTTTGGGCATAAAAAACACCAAAACGTGCCCAAGTGCTAGTCacgtttaggctactttcacactgaagtagcGCTAAAGCACCGGTAGTTTATGCAGTGCTTTGGTGAAGCTTTTCGTGCACCatctggctgttttttttgttttgtttttttattaaaggtcacataacaacgtgaccttaaaaaaaataaaaaataaataaaaataaaaaaaaacagttttgcagCGCTTGCAaattcattcatttcaatgggcaggggcatttttatagccttttgtttatagcgctccAAACCCACCCCAAGGATGCTGCGTGCAGGaagtttttttaccgtcctgaagcgcaccaccccagtgtgaaaaagcacacattgaagtgaatgggaggcagttttcaggcaccaTTTGTAGTTCTAAAAcgactgaaaactgcctcagtgtgaaagggctcttacagTTTAAACAAACTAAAAGAAAAGAGAATGCTTTAAGAACATTTGACAAGAAGCTGGTTTTTAAGAgaccattaaagtggagttccagccttttaatgttttttttttattattatttttattgggttttcatACATTACAACACTTAACATACATCCAGGTAGGCAACATACCTACCCCGACAGTGGCCACGCAGGGCCCAACCTTGAGAACCAACATAGTTCAACCTAAATCCCACCCATATAACCCAACCAACCGCCTAATTCGGATAATCTCATACATATGCACACTATATGATTACAATTTGTCCTCCTATAACTATCTTCAACagccttttattgtttattaaaagtcagcagctacaaaaagtatagctactgacttttaataaacagacacttacctgttccacggtccagcgatgcggccgcatgGAGCGTCGCTCCTATCCCTGCCCCTCTCCTcggcgcctccattcacactctgggcacccggccgtgacagctttcggcttcatggccgggcatgcAATGCGCGAGTCGCTTTCTTTGAAAGCACTGATGTTACTTCTTCTTACCCAGTAACCAGCATCAGAACAACCCTGAAAGTTTAAATCAGTTAGGTAGCTCTGAAGAAATAACTCTAGGTCCTAGTAAGAACCAGTTGATACACAAGGTCCATAGTTATATAGGTTCATCTTACCGAGACCTTGGGTGGATTAAATTCAGTGTTGTATACTCTGCCACTACCAGCGTGGATCCACCGGGCTGTCAGACGGTCCTTAATGGTCTGAAATGGCACATTCAGATTAATGACAGTGTTTATCTGATGAGCATTATCGAGAGCCTGTGCTTGAGGGACAGTTCTTGGAAATCCTAATTAAAAAGATAGAATATAATAATATCAGATTAGCTACAATAAAAGCACCCATTGTATTATTAGGTGACCATGACCAAATGCAGTCGAAAATGTGCAAGATGAAGTGCagtataattttttgggggatagagTACCAAATACATCAGTTATGTGCATTAATGTGTATCCTATTACCTGCAGGCAACGGCTTCTGCCAACAATCACCCTTGCAGGGTCTCCTTCACAGCTGCTATATACCCTGAACAGCCATCTTCTTGCGCTGAAAAGGAAAGTTGCGCCACTTGCCCACCCTCTTCTGTCCCCTCCACTATTCATATTTCTCGTAGAACTACATTCCCACAATGCATCATCttctgtgaaggggcagaggagATTGTGTCATTCAActgctcctccattcacagaatgtGGTGCATCGTGGGACAATAGTATTAAGAGTTCTGAATGGCGGAGAGGGCAGAAGGAGGGAGGGTGCAACTTTTCTCAGTAGCAGTCTTCACAAAGCCGAAAGACAGCCTTTTAGGGCAATATAGTGCAGAGACACAGCAGGGATATTTTTTAGCACAAGCAGAAGCCTGCAGTGATTGTTGTCAGATGTGTCAATAAACAttctttttgagaaaaaaaaaaaaaaaaagcagaagccTGCAGGAAATATGAATACACCAGGGCTCAAtaaatcccaggcgccaggtcaccatGGCAAATAAATATTGCATCCCGGTGCCTGGGCTTTTGCCGGCCCCAGGGGAAGACTGACCATTaaggcactcaggcactgcctgagggcctaGGGTCAGTAGGGGGGCCCTATCAGGTTTGGCAACCGTCCTTATTTTTACAAGGGGGCAAAACTATGCATAAAAATAGGGATGCTGGCTTCCCCCTGTAGGCTCTATGGCAGCGCACTGCCTGTTTAGCTACTCTACTCGACTGCCCTTCTTTTAAAATCCTGGTTGTTAGGCCCACCTAGATACACATCAGGGCTATATAAGGgttttgaatttgaaaataaagctttgttagtttaaaaaaataaaaataaaaacaaaaacatgggtCCCAACTTTTATAGCTAGCTGCTAGATtcaaaagcaaatttgtcaagccttgcgatacacaaaatcataaaaattgcAGTGCTCTAATTAACATAAATTATgcgtaaaataaaaatgtaatgtgcaaaagttcaatattaaaaataatcaaaaacagTGAACATATTAGGTGTACATCCGCTGAATATCAAGTTCATCAGGTCAGCGAGTTATGATAAATAATTTGACAATCCAATAAAGTTCATCAAATGAATATCCAAGTGTTCCGTGCTCTAGTATGGCAGTACACTCACCGGAAAAAACGGCTGctcaattaaagtgatactatgggttcacgttaaaaaaaataaaaaaataataatacacctttcgtcttctggggtcccacggtggctctcggggctcctccccacaagagctaaccccctctgggaagctctctcccgaggatgTTGGCTTGCGGGCGAGCTCCTGTGCCATACAATCAGTGTCCATATCCCTGCCCCCGcatcattagatttgattgacagcagcaggagccaatggctgcgctgctatcaatctatcccatgaagagccaagaagaccTGGGGAAAGCAACACTGGATCtagtccaaagaaattcaaggctcaggtaagtaaagtgGGGGCTTGGAGGGGCCGGTGACTGCAAGGGGTTTTTCCACCTTAttgcataagatgcattaaggtggaaaaacacaaaggtttacaaccactttaagttgagTTGGAATGGTCTGTCCAATTGTCCATTGTTGAGGGAAATGCATGCGCACTAAAACGGTCTAAagtctaggtcagtgatggcgaaccttggcaccccagaagttttggaactacatttcccatgacagcctctctcattggCTGAAACGTGTCGAGGCTTGATCGTGTCATTGTGACACCACATCCTCCTGAGAAATCTAGTCAGGGAACCGAGCAGTTACCAGCCAGATCATTCCCTTAAATAAACACATGCTGAACACACCAGGTGCCAGGCTTATTAGGCACCAAACATGTGAGTGTACCTATGTTTATTGCCATATTTTATcaataaattacgtttttatgctATGGGCTCCCTCCTCTGTCATTTCACTCTCCATCCATGGAGTAGTTGCAGTGTGACCGGCCAGTAAAGATACCACCTAGGGGTCCGATTCCCCACAAAGCACAAGTGACCACACTAGAGATAGGTGGTCAACGTCTAGGGTGAGTGCACATCCATGTGGTGCACCTGATCTGTGCACCAAACCGTAGAGCACTTATTTGTTCATTTTGGAACTGAGCACGAGCACGTTTCGTCACAATTGTGGGACTTTGTACAATATATCATTTCAAGTACTCATGAACTCGAGTGTAGtcgagtatcatgggaaatggagttccaaaacatctggggttccaAGGTTCACCATAACTGGTCTAGGTCTTGTAGCAAGTGCAGAAATTCTGCCTACATAAAAAAACGTGTTTAACCTGATCCCCCATACTCATCTGGTTAGCCTGCGGAATCTCTTGGCTGCTAGTGGAGACTCCGATATACAAAATGAAAATCTATTGTACAACAGCATCATGCTTACCATCCAGCAGCCAGTTGTGTTCTCCCATGTTGTGCAGCTCTTGTAGAATAAGACTGGTGATCACATTATCTGGAACAAGCTGGCCTTGATCAATGTACGATTTAGCAACAACCCCAATTTCTGTGGAATAATGAAAAAAggttaaactttttttgtctGGTACAAATGATAAAACAGGCGTTCTACTTCCCATAAGAGACAATTCAGTCAATAAAAGAATCTTCTACTATCAGTAATCCTGTATTTTTGTTTGAAGTCATTCCTTAGCTGGAAAAAGGAATTGTCGAACTCCAATTTATCCCCCAGTGTCAGCTCTGCActttgatgccccgtacacacgaccggttttcccgtcagaaaaaactGCAGCGAGAGCTTTTTTGTATGCCTGACTTTTtcccccacaggaaaactgccgggaaaaaaaaagggggaagaagagcaggatctcttttttcccccgtcAGGAAATAAATCCTATtaggaaaaccgttcgtctgtatgcttttccgacgggaaaaaaacacacatgctcgaaaACAATTCGACGCTTGCTCAAAAGCATGAAACTTAATTTTGTCGGCTCgttgtagtcttttacgtcactgtgttcttggcaGTCAAGAGTTCACCGGACTTGTGTGACTGTGtatatgcaaggcaagcttgagaggaatcctgtcgggaaaacccatcattttttttttttcggagggAAAGCCGCTCGTGTGTACACGACATGTCTAAACTTTATATGACCTTTTCAACACGGCTTTAAAAATCTGCTCCTTCAAAAACTACTGCATGTAATATGAAACTACCAGAGCTCAGACAAATATTTTCAATGACCCATAACCCACCCATTCTTCCAATGTTTGCAGGTGATGCAGAGAGGAGAATTCACAGTGTGTGGAGCTTTTTAAAACACAAATGGATCTTTGAGCATTATGTACATTTTGTAGCACATAAAAACAGACGTGctatgaaaatccaaaaattagtCACATCTGCACGCTGCATTGTAAAAACTGAGGCATGtccaatattttatgtatttaccTGCGTTTGCTTGGCAGCAGGATTAAAGAGAAATCCATGGAATCCTCTATCCATGCTAAACAGTACAGATGGACGCATCTTCCGCATGCGTCATCTGTCAGAATACCTAAACAAAGACTGCAGATGATTggctgcagtcactgtttggctgACTTTTTCCCCCGGCCAGTTCCTTCAATTTCTCAATCAAAGAATGTCAAGCCAGGTGGTGTTGACAGTGTGACCTACAGCTCAAATTTCAGCCAATTCACCGGAAATGGCTAAAATTCCAGctgtgtatggccaactttaaccacttgccacccaggccaattctgacacttctctcctacatgtaaaaaaaaaatcataattgtttTGCTAGACAATTATTCAGAACcctcaaaaattatatatatatatatatatatatatatatatatatatatatatatatatatatatatatatatatatatatatatatatatatatatatatatatatatatatatatatatatatatatatatatatatatatatatatatatatatatagcagagaccctaggaataaaatggcggtccttgcaatctttttatgtcacacagtgtttgcacaatttttcaaacgcaatttcatttggaaaaaaattataaataagaaCACGTTCATaaaattatatatctatatacacacacacacacacacacacacacacacatatacaaattattttgtataatgtgaaagatgttatgccgagtaaatagataccgaacatgtctcgctttaaaattgcgcacactcgtgaaatggcgccaaaTCTCTAAAGGCTACGCTTTTtttgatttgtttatttttacgctttcccttttattttattttcatcacttttattcctattacaaagaatgtaaacatcccttgtaataggaatagggaaTTAAAATGTCCACTTTtcagagagatctggggtctataaggccCCAAATTTCTCCTCTATGCTGAAaagcctgagataaaaaaaaaattgatctcaGGCTTCCCAGCAAAAATAACAGGAGGGTTTACATCTGTCGATGCCAAAAGTAACAGTCATGACGTCGCTCCTGGCCTCCGAGGGTTACAGAGACATTCACCTCTATGATAAAACGCCACCACCGGCGGATTCATTTTCCGGCTCCTCGATTGCATGGGCAAGTTGGGggaagcagctgcaggcatcatttagatatcaccACTTTAAGTCcccgacgtcatatgacgtcaaccTGGGGCGAAGTAGTTAATGGCTGTGACCAAAAGTTAAACAACAGAAGCGCACAATACAGCACCTTGGGACTTTATAGAAGGAAGTGATCACTTAGACatcaaatatgaacaaagcatattcctTTAAAGTGTGTACTTGTTTCAATACAGAGAGAAGTGTCATTttttctgctgcttcattcctcttctatcagcatgaatcacttctgacaagtttttc
This window encodes:
- the AK3 gene encoding GTP:AMP phosphotransferase AK3, mitochondrial, translated to MVARMLFRAVIMGPPGSGKGTISDRIIKHFALKHLSSGDLLRTNIQRKTEIGVVAKSYIDQGQLVPDNVITSLILQELHNMGEHNWLLDGFPRTVPQAQALDNAHQINTVINLNVPFQTIKDRLTARWIHAGSGRVYNTEFNPPKVSGIDDITGEPLIQREDDKPETVTKRLKGYEALTTPVLEYYQNKGVLETFTGTETNKIWPHVLAFLRTKLPEVQE